ATGCActgaatattttattaactgtaacacacatcacacacagtaCCACGTGAGATCGATATTTTACCACGGTCCCTAAGCTTTCCTGAAGTTCCGGAAATTTAGAGACGCTCCCTTACAGCTTTTTCTGATGAAATCTCTTTACTTTAGCTTTGCAGCTAGCTCTGACGAGCGGGCGAGACGAAAACGCCAACGAGCCTGAACACGAAGTTTTCATATTTAAAGCGAATGTGTTTGCTTATTTAAACATAAAAGAGATCATTTAGGCTCGATTTGGGGGATTTTACAATTTTTTCCTCCTCAAGTTTGCGGTATTTTCCTCAGAGAAACGCGGCGGCTGGGCTCGATTTGAGGTGACATAAGACTGACAGTTGAAAAACCGACCGTCTCTTCACTCAGACGACAAAATGGCTTTTGTTTCGACCTCTGCTTTGGGATACACCGACCTGTTTTACTCTAATATCAACTCAAAAAGTCTTTCCTTCCCTTCTGTCGTCACTACAATCCCCTCAAGCCGAAATAAGTGGTGTTATTTTCCTCAGGAGAGCACAGTTGGCGCTAACGCTGCGGTCAATATGGACGCTGATGGTATTCGCTGCCGCCGGGTCGGACTCTATGCAATTTAAACGACATGAACAGTTTATTTCATCCTGGAGAATATTTATCAGTGCTCATGGATGGTGTTAAGGGCtgtaaacaattaaaacaaatttttagcATTTCACTTTACTCTTAGCTAACATTTAGCCAAAACTGAAAATTGTGTTTTAATATAACTAGCTGCGTTACCCAGCTCTGTTTTATGAGGCCATATCTGCATTGTGTTTGGAATAAAAACTACTCTTGAAAACAAAAATTCATCGTAACCTTTAGGGAGATCTGTCTCTAAACACAAGCACTTTTAGTAAGGAAACGTGGAGATATTGCTAAAGGGAGTTTCTGAAGTTAATAGTTAGCTTATCAAAGTTCCATATCCATTCAGTTTATGTAGTTCTGACCATTTCATAGGACACATGTTCAGAAGTATGAGTGCACGTGGCCACTTTTCAAAAGGGGACACGTGCTCCACGCGTGACAGCAGTGATGATAGCACTGACAGCTCGTGGATCAGCGTGTTCTCTCTGGTCTCCAGGCCTGCTTGGTCTCTCTTGCAGAGATATTTACCAGGAAGAGCCCAGACTGCTTTTGATGTGAAGTCAAATCTAGATATTGGGAACTCACTAATGGGGGGACTCGGTGAGACCCCTCTGAAAGTTAAATACCTCCACTGCCAGCATGAAAACGCGGCGTGCGCGTCCACCGGAGATCCGGGGACTCTGGCCTGGTTAACTCAAGACTCATTGAGTGAACTGGGGATCCGGAACACTGCACAGAAGGATTTCAACGTGCAAAGGCAGGCATCGGTTGGATACCTCGGAACGGCGAGAAATTTTCTCAGCCAGGTGTTGAGCGCGCCCTCCAGCAAAGAGAAAGTGCGGACGGCGGCCAAGCGCGGGAGACCAGAAAGCGGATGTGTCTGGGGTGGGGACACGGCGGCAACGCGCTCTGCTAACACCTGGTGGTTGGGTGGATTTTGGGGGGGCGAGGATAGCCCTCAAAACTGGCTGCTAAATGTACCACAAAGCAGAAAAGAGACTGATACGAGCTGGCAGCATTGTGGAGTTCATCACAGTGTTGGCTATTGTCAGAGTCGCGCACAGGCTGCTGTTTCCAAGACAACAGAAATGTGTGTACGTAGCGATGGTGGGGGATCAATGCACAACGAAAGCGCTGGACCCTTATGCTCCAAAGAGCGTGTCCACAATGAAAGCCTACACGCGCCCAAACCAGAATCCCTTCCAAGCTCATACCAGCTGCCACTAGATATTGAGCAACATAATGTTTTTAAACCCTTAGATTGCAGTAGAGCCTACAGTGAAGTGGCAGTTCTGACCCCAGACCAAGACAATGGCTACTCCAGCTTGGAGGAAGAACACTCGCTTAGTAAGCTTTGTAGTATGAAACTGCTTTCTGACGAGCAGGAGTTGTTGGAAACAGGTGGTCCCGTTGCTTCTGACGAGATATCATCACAGAGTAACATAACTGGGAATGACTCTGTGGAACAGGCTCACAGTGAGCCTGCCACCTACGAAACAGAAACAAATCAAAGGGAAGATGCTGAGTTTTCTGACTCTGAGAAGACAGCAGATTTGCCAGCAGCTGAAGACTTGCCCACTTCTCGCTGTCAAAACAAGGTCATCGCTTACATCATGGGCAGCCCTTGCAGTGAGGTCTCTGAATCAGAGGATGAGGGTGATTGGGACAGTAATGATGATGATGGATTTGATAGTGAAGGCTCGTCTCACTTCTCAGAGTCTGAGGACCTGGATGACAGCGATGATGAAACAGAGGACGATTCGGATGGAGATGAGGCAGACTCTGAAACAGAGAGACTGTGGAATTCCTTGTGCCAAAACGGTGACCCTTACAACCCTCGAAACTTCACAGCTCCGATAAGGACGGCCTCCAAGCCTAGCCCTGCTATGTACTCCTCAGTCTCAGAGTCTCCGTCAGCGCATATGTCCTCCCACTTTTCACCTCCTCTTTCGTCCCTCTCACTTTCAGAGAATGAGTCCAGTGAAGAGGCCTGTGAGATGGATGAAGAAGAGAATCATAGACTATGGAACTCTTTTACTTGCTCAGCTGATCCCTACAGTCTTCTCAACTTCCAGGCCCCCATACAGACTCAGAAGCCCCCCAAAGGATGTCATAAGGAAACAGCACAGGGAACACCTTGCTACAAGGGGGAGGAGGCTGAGGAGAGGTTGGACAGTGGATTCTCAGAGATTTCCCCTCTGCCATGCTCAAGCAGTGCCATGGGTGTTCAGCTGAAGAAGGTTTTTATAATCTTATAAGTTTTCATAGACCTTATGTAATGTATTAAATTTACACTCCATACAAGTTCCTATTTTAAACTGCCTGTGTTTGATCTTCCTGAATGTTCTGTTTTCTTACAAggtgttaaaggagtagttcaccctcaacataatttactcacccttatgttgtctcaaacctgtatgactttcttccttctgcagaacacaaaaatattttgatggaGCTGTGCAGTGAATATATCCATTCAGtgtaagtcaatggggaccaacaattccaagcttcaaaaaagacacaaaggtaatctatacaactcaaacggtttaatccatgtcctctgaagtgatGCTATCGGTTGTGGGTTAGAACAGATGCATTTGTCAAGAGCAAGGAAGTGTGATCAAGCTTCAAATTGTGATCGCGCCTTGGAGAATActgatggcaagatttatagtgaaagcGGAAACCGATCTAATAGCTTCAGAAGACCTAGATTAAACCACAtgaatcgtatggattacctttatgctgccattatgtcctttttgtagcttggaagtgttggacccaATTGACTTGTACTGTATGGATATAGTCGTataatatctccatcaaaatatctcagtttgtgttctgcagaagaaaaaaagtcatatgggtgattaaatgatgagagaattttcatttttgatttgaACTATTCTAAGTATTCAAGGGTGGTGTAGTGTCTGAAGAACACCTCTCTATTGTGTCTGGAATTAAATAATGAATCAGATGGAGACAGTCACTACTTCCTTGAATCATACAGATCATATTACACTGAAAGTTATGCTGCAGATACAActctttagggttagggttaggtttagggttatgtTAGTGGGTCTGACCATAGCCTATACTTCTACTTTGTCATCTCAAAAAAATTCTaagatttaaaatcatgataaatGCACTGTCAAACCTTGGTTAATTCAACTTAATCTTAGGGTTGGGAAAGTAATTTCCTTAGCCAAGTTAATTCTAAATGatcaacaaacattttttaatataaaactgttgatttagGTTAGATTAGATAAGGCTTTATTGACCCCCTGGTGGAAATTAAGGCTTTTACAGCAGTTTGCATAGCACACGGGCAGAAATACAGGTAGATTAAAAGAAAGGAATGGTAAGACAGTACAGCACAAAATGATTTATGTATTGGATATGTTATGTAAGATAATGATTAAATCCTCATGAGTCCCTCCAATATGATATTTATGTGATTATATAATTTTTCATTCTGTAAGATGAATGGTAGCAACACATTATTTTCTTCAATTTTGTCTTTCTGCCTTATTTCTGTTCTTTGACAATATGAAGGTATAGGTTAGTGTGTGGAAAGTGATGTAAAGCCATGCAAtatcatttttagttttttcccCCTGCCTGTGATGATCTGATGCAATGGTTCCATTTTGCTGTCTCTAGGGAGACTAGAGTTAGTGCTCTGCCCATTGCTCATTATGACTTGATGGTGTAATGCATTTCATGACTCGGGCATCACTTTAGTCACTTTAATTAGTGTTGGTCTGGGAATGATTGCACTCCCAACCACTCAGATGGAGGGCATGTACATAAGGAGCTATCACTTACTCAACTAACACATTTTAACAATGTTGGGGGGTAAGAAGAAGAATCAAGTTACATAGCAACAGTTAGAGGGTGAGTCCGGAAAGGGAGGCGAGAAATAAAATTCCCGCCCATCTCTTTTTCCTTTACCTGTTTTTATTGAAACTTTATTTGGCTGTAAATCCACTGTAAAGCAAAGGAGAGATTGTCTGTCacacttttacattttgattCCCATTtgtttgctttatatatataattgcttTACCTATGGTTTATCAGTCACTGTCATCTAGTGGTGGCACattaattgcttaaaaaaaaaaaaaaaaaattagataaaaTGTAATGAAGTGCAGTAAGGATATTGCTCAAGGCTAGATGAACTTTTCCAAAACTTCTGTTAAACTCTCCTTTGGTTTCATTATAAAGCTTTTTTTCCCTTTTACAGGTGAAGTTTGTGGAA
This DNA window, taken from Myxocyprinus asiaticus isolate MX2 ecotype Aquarium Trade chromosome 37, UBuf_Myxa_2, whole genome shotgun sequence, encodes the following:
- the LOC127428011 gene encoding protein phosphatase 1 regulatory subunit 15B-like; translation: MFRSMSARGHFSKGDTCSTRDSSDDSTDSSWISVFSLVSRPAWSLLQRYLPGRAQTAFDVKSNLDIGNSLMGGLGETPLKVKYLHCQHENAACASTGDPGTLAWLTQDSLSELGIRNTAQKDFNVQRQASVGYLGTARNFLSQVLSAPSSKEKVRTAAKRGRPESGCVWGGDTAATRSANTWWLGGFWGGEDSPQNWLLNVPQSRKETDTSWQHCGVHHSVGYCQSRAQAAVSKTTEMCVRSDGGGSMHNESAGPLCSKERVHNESLHAPKPESLPSSYQLPLDIEQHNVFKPLDCSRAYSEVAVLTPDQDNGYSSLEEEHSLSKLCSMKLLSDEQELLETGGPVASDEISSQSNITGNDSVEQAHSEPATYETETNQREDAEFSDSEKTADLPAAEDLPTSRCQNKVIAYIMGSPCSEVSESEDEGDWDSNDDDGFDSEGSSHFSESEDLDDSDDETEDDSDGDEADSETERLWNSLCQNGDPYNPRNFTAPIRTASKPSPAMYSSVSESPSAHMSSHFSPPLSSLSLSENESSEEACEMDEEENHRLWNSFTCSADPYSLLNFQAPIQTQKPPKGCHKETAQGTPCYKGEEAEERLDSGFSEISPLPCSSSAMGVQLKKVKFVEEVEEFYASSDEDRHGPWEEIARDRCRFQRRVQEVEETISYCLSPTFRLVIYQRLYNTS